Proteins encoded within one genomic window of Stigmatopora argus isolate UIUO_Sarg chromosome 21, RoL_Sarg_1.0, whole genome shotgun sequence:
- the LOC144067385 gene encoding zymogen granule membrane protein 16-like, translating into MKLMTVESKQIEETGLLKENMHHQSGMKMLFLVFSLLLVPFANSQTVPELSVPVGWGKEFSFSAPVGSGSGSSFAIQGSERITGIRIWENYNSYITGIQLRYGYMWSEMAGYARGNIQEMLLYENEAIVQVAGKYTHYIQSLVFTTNMSRSLSAGQPSGHSFNMYPHTKKAELRFISGRQQYGITSIGAHWGVLADRKNPESPH; encoded by the exons ATGAAATTGATGACTGTAGAGTCCAAGCAGATTGAAGAAACTGGACTTTTGAAAG AGAATATGCATCATCAAAGTGGGATGAA AATGCTGTTCCTGGTCTTCAGTCTGCTTCTTGTGCCTTTTGCAAACT CCCAAACAGTCCCGGAGCTCTCTGTACCAGTCGGTTGGGGAAAGGAATTCTCATTCTCTGCACCAGTCGGTTCGGGAAGTGGATCCTCCTTCGCCATTCAGGGAAGCGAGAGAATTACTGGCATTCGAATCTGGGAGAATTACAATAGCTACATAACTGG AATCCAACTTCGATATGGCTATATGTGGAGTGAAATGGCAGGCTACGCAAGAGGCAACATTCAAGAGATGTTATTGTATGAAAATGAGGCAATTGTTCAGGTGGCTGGAAAATACACCCATTACATCCAGTCTCTGGTATTCACCACCAACATGAGTCGTTCCCTGTCTGCCGGCCAGCCTTCTGGGCACTCATTCAATATGTACCCACACACCAAAAAGGCTGAACTTCGATTCATAAGTGGTCGTCAACAATATGGAATCACTTCTATTGGGGCGCACTGGGGAGTTTTGGCTGACCGTAAAAATCCAGAATCGCCACACTAA